Proteins encoded together in one Hymenobacter monticola window:
- a CDS encoding DUF4890 domain-containing protein yields MKKTLMLLAALAFTTAGTSFAQTAPAATTKVKMHGGKGAHGPKDPAKMADHKAAKMAKELGLTADQEAKVEQLMLARQQETQALKAKYAADKTAGRAEMKASHEKYAAQLKTILTPEQYAKFDQLKDEHRGHGGKGHGGKMKVKAKA; encoded by the coding sequence ATGAAAAAGACCCTGATGTTGCTCGCAGCCCTGGCCTTCACCACCGCCGGCACCAGCTTCGCTCAAACCGCTCCGGCGGCTACCACCAAAGTAAAAATGCACGGCGGCAAAGGCGCCCACGGCCCCAAGGACCCCGCCAAGATGGCCGACCACAAAGCCGCTAAAATGGCCAAAGAGCTCGGCCTCACCGCCGACCAGGAAGCCAAAGTAGAGCAGCTGATGCTGGCCCGCCAGCAGGAAACTCAGGCCCTGAAAGCCAAATACGCGGCCGACAAAACCGCCGGCCGCGCCGAAATGAAAGCCTCGCACGAGAAGTACGCCGCTCAGCTCAAAACCATCCTCACACCCGAGCAATACGCCAAGTTCGACCAATTGAAGGACGAGCACCGCGGCCACGGCGGCAAGGGCCACGGCGGCAAAATGAAGGTAAAAGCCAAAGCGTAA
- a CDS encoding redox-active disulfide protein 2: protein MKPEDLKTLSSEELLKRQKTIKLVSGALAAMLLILLVMGISLTIQKKRFVSLIVIPFSLLPILMLNLTIFKKIKDELYLRKNTQQP, encoded by the coding sequence ATGAAACCCGAAGACCTAAAAACACTGAGTAGCGAAGAACTGCTTAAGAGGCAAAAGACCATCAAATTGGTATCGGGGGCGCTTGCAGCAATGCTACTTATCTTGCTGGTCATGGGCATTTCTCTGACTATCCAGAAAAAAAGATTCGTCTCGCTCATAGTAATTCCCTTTTCATTGTTACCCATCTTAATGCTGAACTTAACGATATTTAAGAAAATTAAAGACGAGCTTTATTTAAGAAAAAATACACAACAACCATAG
- a CDS encoding amino acid permease translates to MASIFAKKPLAVLLGEANSTGHGTLQRTLGAGNLVALGVGAIIGAGLFVRTAAAAAQASGPGVTLAFIVAAIGCVFAGLCYAEFAAMIPIAGSAYTYAYTTMGEFVAWVIGWALIMEYALGAATVSIAWSEYLNKLLEVFGTSIPYNLSHSPFESAVVNGTLEHGLINLPALFVIVALSLLLIKGTQESAMFNAVVVVLKVAIVLVFIAVGWQFINPANHTPYLIPENAEPVKNAAGVVVREYTDWNKHGWGGILGGAAIVFFAFIGFDAVSTAAQEAKNPKRDMPIGILGSLAVCTVLYILFGHVLTGVANWREFADPALGGEASVTYAIKAHMKGYEWLGTAVTVAILLGFSSVILVMLMGQSRVFFSMAKDGLMPKAFSDLHPRFNTPYKSNLALLVFVGAFAAFVPGSLAGDLTSFGTLLAFVLVSVGVWIMRRSDPDQPRPFRSPLSSASFPLVPFLGAAICTLMILALDSNTLKLALGWMLLGFVVYFLYGKKNSMLQKGVVVVPTEMEEEAFIKPDPNNR, encoded by the coding sequence ATGGCAAGTATTTTCGCCAAAAAACCGTTGGCCGTGCTCCTGGGCGAGGCCAACTCCACCGGGCACGGCACCCTGCAGCGCACGCTGGGCGCCGGCAACCTCGTGGCCCTGGGCGTGGGCGCCATCATCGGGGCGGGCCTGTTTGTGCGCACCGCCGCCGCCGCCGCGCAGGCCTCCGGGCCGGGCGTGACGCTGGCCTTCATCGTGGCCGCCATCGGCTGCGTGTTCGCCGGCCTGTGCTACGCCGAGTTTGCGGCCATGATTCCCATCGCCGGCTCGGCCTACACCTACGCCTACACCACCATGGGCGAGTTCGTGGCCTGGGTCATCGGCTGGGCCCTGATTATGGAATACGCGCTGGGCGCGGCCACCGTCAGCATTGCCTGGAGCGAGTATTTGAACAAGCTGTTGGAGGTGTTCGGTACCAGTATACCCTATAATCTCAGCCACTCGCCCTTCGAAAGCGCCGTGGTGAACGGCACGTTGGAGCACGGCCTTATCAACTTGCCGGCCCTGTTTGTCATCGTGGCGCTGTCGCTGCTGCTCATCAAGGGCACGCAGGAATCGGCCATGTTCAACGCCGTGGTGGTGGTGCTGAAAGTAGCCATCGTGCTGGTGTTCATCGCCGTGGGCTGGCAGTTCATCAACCCTGCCAACCATACGCCTTATCTGATTCCTGAAAACGCTGAGCCCGTGAAAAACGCGGCTGGCGTGGTGGTGCGTGAGTACACGGACTGGAACAAGCACGGCTGGGGCGGCATTCTGGGCGGCGCGGCCATTGTGTTTTTTGCTTTCATCGGCTTCGACGCCGTGAGCACGGCTGCGCAGGAAGCCAAAAACCCCAAGCGCGACATGCCCATCGGCATCCTCGGCTCGCTGGCCGTGTGCACGGTGCTCTACATCCTGTTCGGCCACGTGCTGACGGGCGTGGCCAACTGGCGCGAGTTTGCCGACCCGGCCCTGGGCGGCGAAGCCTCGGTAACCTACGCCATCAAGGCCCACATGAAGGGCTACGAGTGGCTGGGCACGGCCGTAACGGTGGCCATTCTGCTCGGTTTCTCCTCGGTAATCCTGGTGATGCTCATGGGCCAGAGCCGCGTGTTCTTCTCCATGGCCAAGGACGGCCTGATGCCCAAAGCCTTCTCCGACTTGCACCCCCGCTTCAATACGCCTTACAAGTCGAACCTGGCGCTGCTGGTGTTTGTGGGCGCGTTTGCGGCCTTCGTGCCCGGCTCCCTGGCCGGCGACCTGACCTCGTTTGGCACGCTGCTGGCCTTCGTGCTGGTGAGCGTGGGCGTGTGGATTATGCGCCGCTCCGACCCCGACCAGCCCCGGCCGTTCCGCTCGCCGCTCTCGTCGGCCAGCTTCCCGCTGGTGCCGTTCCTGGGCGCGGCCATCTGCACGCTCATGATTCTGGCCCTCGACTCGAACACGCTGAAGCTGGCCCTAGGCTGGATGCTGCTGGGCTTCGTGGTGTACTTCCTCTACGGCAAGAAAAACTCCATGCTCCAAAAGGGCGTGGTGGTGGTGCCCACCGAAATGGAAGAGGAGGCCTTCATCAAGCCCGACCCGAACAACCGGTAG
- a CDS encoding alpha/beta fold hydrolase: MTMNYIRRGAGRPLLLLHGIGGSWRSWQTILEDLAAEREVIAVDLPGFGSTPPLAGPVTIATLADAMTEFLREQHLLGIDAVGSSMGARLVLELARRGGVLGAVVSLDPGGFWQGWEVPVFFHSVAISTQLVRALQPAMPFLTGNAATRTALFAQFSAHPWRLPAHVALDEMRSFAHAPSFSELLDNLAYGEVQQGAPAGSIGAPLVIGWGRQDRVCFPRQASRALKKFPDARLYWFENCGHFPQWDQPAETVRLILAVTAGQDFRDADIAQQPVGATQKPVLMVAVAAGVGALVLGGLWLLAMKRAERN, from the coding sequence ATGACTATGAATTACATCCGGCGCGGCGCGGGCCGGCCGTTGCTGTTGCTGCACGGCATCGGCGGCAGCTGGCGCTCCTGGCAAACCATCCTTGAGGACCTGGCCGCCGAGCGCGAGGTCATTGCCGTCGATTTGCCGGGCTTCGGCAGCACGCCGCCGCTGGCCGGCCCCGTCACCATCGCCACCCTGGCCGATGCCATGACCGAATTCCTGCGCGAACAGCACTTGCTCGGCATCGACGCCGTGGGCAGCTCCATGGGCGCCCGGCTGGTGCTGGAGCTGGCCCGGCGGGGCGGCGTACTGGGAGCGGTGGTATCGCTCGACCCGGGTGGGTTCTGGCAGGGTTGGGAAGTGCCGGTGTTCTTTCACAGCGTGGCCATTTCCACGCAGCTGGTGCGGGCCCTGCAGCCCGCCATGCCCTTCCTCACCGGCAATGCTGCCACGCGCACGGCGCTGTTTGCCCAGTTTTCGGCCCACCCGTGGCGGCTGCCGGCCCACGTGGCCCTCGATGAGATGCGCAGCTTTGCCCACGCGCCTTCGTTTAGTGAGCTGCTGGATAATCTGGCCTATGGCGAAGTGCAGCAGGGCGCGCCCGCCGGCAGCATTGGCGCGCCGCTGGTGATTGGATGGGGGCGACAGGACCGGGTGTGCTTCCCACGCCAGGCCTCGCGGGCCCTTAAAAAATTTCCCGACGCCCGCCTCTATTGGTTTGAAAACTGCGGCCACTTTCCGCAATGGGACCAGCCCGCCGAAACCGTCCGGCTGATTCTGGCCGTCACTGCCGGACAAGATTTTCGCGACGCTGATATTGCGCAGCAGCCCGTTGGGGCAACGCAAAAGCCGGTTTTGATGGTAGCCGTCGCAGCAGGAGTGGGTGCCCTGGTGCTGGGCGGCCTATGGCTGCTGGCGATGAAGAGGGCGGAAAGGAACTGA
- a CDS encoding T9SS type A sorting domain-containing protein codes for MSAVDAQTAWVMKYDLTSPANSLLRTTTGPAGFAPIATAIPRFTAIHFFSATVGVGVAASASGAGTWPIYRTTDGGMTWSPVATAPATSGGAIELVTSKQGVGNSLWLRTEAGTLLRTPDAGLSWTATASPGKVAFENALTGLSYKQSTTGPELYRTSNGGSTWTPVVFSGQPLFSTMTAIPGAPGTYLSAGYVTAGPTFAGVSAITRDGGASWQVLSSDNTPFSMIAAGSNGEVWAGVEKVYPSAPSPLLRLNLTVLAAKNARGASPVAAYPNPTSGLLHVEGVVNGTETVRVYDVHGRLCQTGAVTERARAVDLSAQAAGMYQLQLSAADGTVRNLRVSKTE; via the coding sequence ATGTCGGCGGTAGACGCCCAGACGGCATGGGTGATGAAGTACGACCTGACCAGCCCGGCAAATAGCCTGCTGCGGACGACCACTGGTCCCGCAGGGTTTGCACCGATAGCGACGGCCATTCCGCGCTTTACGGCCATCCACTTTTTCTCGGCTACCGTAGGCGTGGGGGTAGCGGCCTCGGCAAGTGGGGCGGGCACGTGGCCCATCTACCGAACCACGGACGGAGGCATGACCTGGAGCCCGGTAGCGACGGCCCCAGCCACAAGCGGCGGCGCCATCGAGTTGGTTACGAGCAAGCAGGGCGTTGGCAATAGCCTCTGGTTGCGAACCGAAGCAGGCACGCTGCTGCGCACACCCGACGCCGGCCTGAGCTGGACGGCAACGGCCAGCCCCGGCAAGGTAGCGTTTGAGAATGCATTGACGGGGCTGTCATACAAACAAAGCACAACCGGGCCGGAGCTATACCGGACCAGCAACGGGGGCAGCACTTGGACGCCGGTGGTTTTTAGCGGGCAGCCGTTGTTTAGCACCATGACGGCCATTCCGGGCGCGCCGGGCACGTACCTGAGCGCGGGCTATGTCACGGCGGGCCCCACCTTTGCGGGCGTGAGCGCCATCACGCGCGACGGCGGCGCCAGCTGGCAGGTGCTGTCCTCCGACAATACGCCATTTTCGATGATTGCGGCCGGTAGCAACGGCGAAGTATGGGCGGGAGTTGAAAAAGTTTATCCTTCCGCGCCCAGCCCGCTGCTGCGGTTGAATCTAACGGTGCTGGCGGCCAAAAACGCCCGGGGCGCGTCGCCGGTGGCGGCCTACCCGAACCCGACCAGCGGGCTGCTGCACGTGGAAGGCGTGGTGAACGGCACGGAAACGGTGCGGGTGTACGACGTGCATGGCCGGCTCTGTCAGACGGGCGCGGTGACGGAGCGGGCGCGCGCCGTAGACTTATCGGCGCAGGCGGCGGGCATGTACCAACTGCAGCTGAGCGCCGCCGATGGCACAGTGCGCAACCTGCGCGTCAGTAAAACTGAATAA
- a CDS encoding T9SS type A sorting domain-containing protein → MKPFLRCTALALLVGSMRPEAAQAQISWTYVSTPWARYGFGVPALMTLRAPAQGVVWGIRPYNLPGGPGNSVWAYQLFTSSDNGQTVQQSEVASSNDGGTGAGGSNVIDLWATDAQHVWVVTQGTVSGARTLLRSTTGSTALAALPAAATPATLRTVRFFNATAGVAIADAGAATTWPIFRTVDGGTTWQPIANTPAAAAGEVATDVALLGPNLWATSNRGNVLRSTDSGQTWSIQATGLTNLQSASFTDALHGLAYDRLPTQLAVTADGGLTWALVTPSGPMRRCAIQALLDVPGAYLSVGPGSYQVPNDPSGTAISTDNGATWRSLETFSFHRGLAVWNSANIWAGGDYGWAASGSSIINFLVRSTGTLLATRTGQLAQHKLAVYPNPTAGPATVAAATPGQKLKVYNAIGQVQFQQEMPTAVAPIDLSNLPAGIYQVVTEGKLGRQAARLTVVR, encoded by the coding sequence ATGAAACCATTCCTACGATGCACCGCCTTGGCTTTGCTGGTGGGCAGCATGCGGCCAGAAGCCGCCCAGGCCCAAATCAGCTGGACTTATGTTTCAACCCCCTGGGCCAGATATGGATTCGGAGTGCCCGCACTCATGACCCTGCGGGCGCCTGCGCAGGGGGTGGTGTGGGGCATCCGTCCTTATAATTTGCCCGGAGGGCCTGGCAATTCAGTTTGGGCTTACCAGCTATTCACTTCCAGCGACAACGGGCAAACCGTGCAACAAAGCGAAGTGGCTAGCTCCAACGACGGTGGCACGGGAGCGGGCGGCAGCAACGTCATCGACTTGTGGGCCACCGACGCCCAGCACGTGTGGGTCGTGACCCAGGGCACCGTAAGCGGGGCCCGCACGCTGCTACGCTCCACCACGGGCAGCACGGCCCTCGCGGCACTCCCGGCCGCTGCCACGCCGGCCACGTTGCGCACGGTGCGGTTTTTCAACGCCACTGCGGGCGTGGCCATTGCCGATGCTGGCGCGGCCACTACCTGGCCCATTTTCCGGACCGTGGACGGGGGCACCACGTGGCAACCCATTGCCAACACGCCCGCGGCGGCAGCGGGCGAAGTAGCCACAGACGTGGCCCTGCTCGGTCCCAATCTGTGGGCAACCTCCAACCGGGGCAATGTGCTGCGCAGCACCGACAGCGGCCAAACCTGGAGCATACAGGCTACCGGCCTGACCAATTTGCAGAGCGCCAGCTTCACCGATGCCTTGCATGGGCTGGCCTACGACCGGCTTCCCACCCAGCTAGCCGTCACCGCCGACGGGGGCCTCACGTGGGCACTAGTTACGCCGAGCGGGCCCATGCGCCGTTGCGCCATACAAGCCCTGCTCGACGTGCCCGGCGCCTACCTGAGCGTGGGGCCGGGCAGCTACCAAGTGCCCAACGACCCCAGTGGCACCGCCATCAGCACCGACAACGGCGCCACGTGGCGTTCGCTGGAAACCTTCTCTTTCCATCGGGGGCTGGCCGTGTGGAACTCGGCTAATATTTGGGCCGGGGGCGACTACGGATGGGCCGCAAGTGGTTCCAGCATCATCAATTTTCTGGTCCGAAGCACTGGAACATTGCTGGCCACCCGCACGGGCCAACTGGCGCAACACAAACTGGCAGTGTATCCCAACCCCACCGCCGGGCCGGCGACAGTTGCTGCCGCCACGCCGGGTCAAAAGCTGAAAGTCTACAATGCTATAGGCCAGGTGCAGTTTCAACAAGAAATGCCAACGGCTGTCGCGCCCATCGACCTCAGCAATTTGCCCGCGGGGATATACCAAGTGGTGACCGAGGGGAAATTGGGGCGACAAGCTGCGCGCCTGACGGTGGTGAGATAA
- a CDS encoding MBL fold metallo-hydrolase: MPPLPSSTASAVQIQQFYDKGLAHASYAVRCGRQVAIIDPGRDPQPYYDFADEHEARIVAVIETHPHADFVSSHLEIAEETEATIYCSKLVGAKYPHRPFDDGDRLKLGSYELHAINTPGHSPDSISILLMDELAQSRAVFTGDTLFVGDVGRPDLREEEAVGGHKREELAAQLYRSTRNKLMTLPGATKVYPAHGPGSLCGKTTSTDLDSTIAKELKTNYALQPMSEEEFIKVLLEDQPFVPKYFGHDVKLNKQGARGFEDSIRAVPHLSSAATLEPGVLLIDARPAAKFRAGHLPGAINLQDGGKFETWLGSVVGPTEPFYLLADSQIALDTVVRKTAKIGYEANIKGALLAPAALPETAPAVDVAQVREHPEAFTIVDIRNHAEAKNQVFDDALVIPLPELRERAHEIPTDKPVLIHCAGGYRSAAGASIVQAALPGAKVLDLGEAITDFQKAAVH; encoded by the coding sequence ATGCCCCCCCTCCCCAGTAGCACGGCCTCGGCTGTGCAAATCCAGCAGTTTTACGACAAGGGCTTGGCGCACGCGAGCTACGCCGTGCGTTGCGGCCGCCAGGTCGCCATCATCGACCCGGGCCGCGACCCCCAGCCCTACTACGACTTTGCCGACGAGCACGAAGCCCGCATCGTGGCCGTGATTGAGACGCACCCGCACGCCGATTTTGTGTCGTCGCACCTGGAAATTGCCGAAGAAACCGAGGCCACCATCTATTGCAGCAAGCTGGTGGGTGCCAAGTACCCGCACCGCCCGTTCGACGACGGCGACCGCCTCAAGCTGGGCAGCTACGAGCTGCACGCCATCAACACCCCCGGCCACTCGCCCGACAGCATCAGCATCCTCCTGATGGACGAGTTGGCCCAGAGCCGGGCCGTATTCACCGGCGACACCCTGTTTGTGGGCGACGTGGGCCGGCCCGACTTGCGCGAAGAAGAGGCCGTGGGCGGCCACAAGCGCGAAGAGCTTGCTGCGCAGCTGTACCGCAGCACCCGCAACAAGCTCATGACCCTGCCCGGCGCCACCAAGGTGTACCCCGCGCACGGCCCCGGCAGCCTCTGCGGCAAAACCACCAGCACCGACCTCGACTCCACCATTGCCAAAGAGCTGAAAACCAACTACGCCCTGCAGCCCATGTCGGAGGAGGAGTTCATCAAGGTGCTGCTCGAAGACCAGCCCTTCGTGCCCAAGTACTTCGGCCACGACGTGAAGCTCAACAAGCAGGGCGCCCGCGGTTTCGAAGACAGTATCCGCGCCGTGCCGCACCTGAGCAGCGCCGCCACCCTCGAGCCCGGCGTGCTCCTCATCGACGCCCGCCCGGCCGCCAAGTTCCGCGCCGGCCACCTGCCCGGCGCCATCAACCTGCAGGACGGCGGCAAGTTTGAAACCTGGCTGGGCTCGGTGGTGGGCCCCACGGAGCCCTTCTACCTGCTGGCCGACTCGCAGATTGCGCTGGACACGGTGGTGCGCAAAACCGCCAAAATCGGCTACGAAGCCAACATCAAAGGCGCCCTGCTGGCCCCGGCCGCCCTGCCCGAAACCGCTCCGGCCGTGGACGTGGCCCAGGTGCGCGAGCATCCCGAGGCCTTCACTATTGTGGACATCCGCAACCACGCCGAGGCCAAAAACCAGGTGTTCGACGACGCCTTGGTCATTCCGCTGCCCGAGCTGCGCGAGCGTGCCCACGAGATTCCGACCGACAAGCCGGTGCTCATCCACTGCGCGGGCGGCTACCGCTCGGCGGCCGGGGCCAGCATTGTGCAGGCCGCCCTGCCGGGTGCCAAGGTACTGGATTTGGGCGAGGCCATTACGGACTTCCAGAAGGCGGCCGTGCATTAG
- the sbcD gene encoding exonuclease subunit SbcD, with the protein MRVLHTADWHLGQHFLTGQERTTEQQAFLDWLLRTVQAQAVDVLVIAGDIFDTQSPSYTAQELYYTFLVKMQATGCRDIVVVGGNHDSPTMLNASRQLLRRLRIHVVGGVPTDPAEQILSLSAADGRPGLVVCAVPFLRDRDIRLAVPGETLDDRQLRIRQSIADHYAALAAHDAVLRLREQDVPVLATGHLYAAGGEAREGAERDVHIGGLGLVGAEHFPAAFDYVALGHLHRPQLVGGRAHIRYSGSPVPLSFTEANDKQQVLLLEFEGAGAPVITPIPVPVTRRLQRFHGTLEEVEADILAYDNAAFEHVAWADVLVRSDETPAEVQRRVQAVLQLQKQQVIAPKGVRHQRATEVPDLAEAAIPLALLHELTVDEVFGRRVAGLPPERAAALTATFRELRQLLGEGDPQAWNGEAS; encoded by the coding sequence ATGCGCGTCCTTCACACCGCCGACTGGCACCTCGGCCAGCACTTCCTCACCGGCCAGGAACGCACCACCGAGCAGCAGGCTTTTCTCGATTGGCTGCTGCGCACGGTGCAGGCCCAGGCCGTCGACGTGCTGGTCATTGCCGGCGACATTTTCGATACCCAATCGCCTTCTTACACGGCGCAGGAGCTGTATTATACCTTTCTGGTGAAGATGCAGGCCACCGGCTGCCGCGACATCGTGGTGGTGGGCGGTAACCACGACTCGCCAACCATGCTCAACGCCTCGCGGCAGCTGCTGCGGCGCCTGCGCATTCACGTAGTGGGCGGCGTACCCACCGACCCCGCCGAGCAGATTCTGTCGCTGAGCGCGGCCGACGGCCGGCCCGGGCTGGTGGTGTGCGCCGTGCCCTTTTTGCGCGACCGCGACATCCGGCTGGCCGTGCCCGGCGAAACCCTCGACGACCGCCAGCTCCGCATCCGCCAGAGCATTGCCGACCACTACGCCGCCCTGGCCGCCCACGACGCCGTGCTGCGCCTGCGCGAGCAGGACGTGCCCGTATTGGCCACCGGCCACCTCTACGCGGCCGGCGGCGAAGCCCGCGAGGGCGCCGAGCGCGACGTGCACATCGGCGGGCTCGGGCTGGTGGGGGCCGAGCATTTCCCGGCGGCATTCGACTACGTGGCCCTGGGCCACCTGCACCGACCGCAGCTGGTGGGCGGGCGGGCGCACATCCGCTACTCGGGCTCGCCGGTGCCCCTGTCCTTCACCGAAGCCAACGACAAGCAGCAGGTGCTGCTGCTGGAGTTTGAAGGGGCCGGCGCGCCCGTCATCACCCCCATTCCGGTGCCCGTGACGCGGCGCCTGCAGCGCTTCCACGGCACGCTGGAGGAAGTGGAGGCCGACATTCTGGCCTACGACAACGCCGCTTTCGAGCACGTGGCCTGGGCCGATGTGCTGGTGCGCTCCGACGAAACACCCGCCGAGGTGCAGCGCCGGGTGCAGGCCGTGCTGCAGCTGCAAAAGCAGCAGGTCATTGCCCCTAAAGGGGTGCGCCACCAGCGCGCCACCGAGGTTCCGGACTTGGCCGAAGCCGCCATTCCGCTGGCCCTGCTGCACGAGCTGACCGTGGACGAAGTCTTCGGCCGGCGCGTGGCGGGCCTGCCCCCCGAGCGGGCGGCGGCCCTCACCGCCACTTTCCGCGAGCTGCGCCAGTTGCTGGGCGAGGGCGACCCGCAGGCGTGGAACGGCGAAGCGTCGTAA